One Calditerrivibrio sp. DNA window includes the following coding sequences:
- the hslV gene encoding ATP-dependent protease subunit HslV: MFDGTTVICVKTDGKTAIGADGQVTFGHTVLKNNAKKIRRLYNGDIVCGFAGSTADAFTLIERFEKKLNEHGGQLLRSCVELAKDWRTDKYLRSLEAMMIAANKENMYIITGNGDVVEPQYGIAAIGSGGPYAYAAAVALKNNTGLSAVDIVKKSLEIAGEICIYTNKEITVEEV; this comes from the coding sequence ATGTTTGATGGAACTACGGTGATATGCGTGAAAACAGATGGGAAAACGGCAATAGGTGCGGATGGTCAGGTGACATTTGGGCACACTGTTTTAAAAAACAATGCTAAAAAAATTCGTAGGCTTTACAACGGTGATATTGTTTGTGGGTTTGCAGGATCAACTGCTGATGCCTTTACCTTAATTGAGAGATTTGAAAAAAAACTCAACGAGCATGGTGGGCAGTTACTTAGAAGCTGTGTGGAATTGGCAAAGGACTGGAGAACCGATAAGTACTTAAGAAGTCTCGAAGCGATGATGATTGCTGCAAACAAGGAGAATATGTACATCATTACCGGAAATGGTGATGTGGTAGAACCCCAATACGGCATTGCAGCCATAGGATCTGGTGGACCTTATGCATACGCTGCAGCAGTTGCCCTTAAGAACAATACCGGTTTGAGTGCTGTAGATATAGTAAAAAAGTCCTTAGAGATAGCAGGGGAGATCTGCATATATAC